A single region of the Leisingera thetidis genome encodes:
- a CDS encoding methyltransferase domain-containing protein, with the protein MLNFDEETTRLLEDAYQGADVSRRRQAAFDALAPQPGERILDLGCGNGLLTLELSRAVGPGGHVAGLDASPQMLAAARLRLEGRGNTTLTEGDAARLPFDDAGFDKAAALQVFEYLTDRRPALRALHKALKPGGRLVAGDIHWDTLAWHSDNTRRMERMLEAWSRHMAVRDLPAKLPAELRSCGFEVRQMQPVTICDTALRPDGLAAMMIQLIRAFAVDIGATDADDAAAWAREQQELAAEGRFFLSLTHFVCTARKQ; encoded by the coding sequence ATGCTGAACTTCGACGAAGAAACCACCCGCCTGCTCGAAGACGCCTACCAAGGCGCCGATGTGTCGCGGCGGCGGCAGGCGGCGTTTGACGCGTTGGCGCCGCAGCCGGGCGAGCGCATTCTCGACCTCGGCTGCGGCAACGGGCTGCTGACGCTGGAGCTGTCGCGCGCGGTCGGCCCCGGCGGCCATGTCGCCGGGCTCGACGCCAGCCCGCAGATGCTGGCCGCCGCCCGCCTGCGGCTGGAGGGGCGCGGCAACACCACCCTGACCGAAGGCGACGCGGCGCGGCTGCCGTTCGACGACGCCGGCTTTGACAAGGCCGCGGCGCTGCAGGTGTTCGAATACCTGACCGACCGCCGCCCGGCCCTGCGCGCGCTGCACAAGGCGCTGAAGCCCGGCGGGCGGCTGGTTGCCGGCGACATCCACTGGGACACCTTGGCCTGGCACAGCGACAACACCCGGCGCATGGAGCGGATGCTGGAGGCCTGGAGCCGCCACATGGCGGTGCGCGACCTGCCCGCAAAGCTGCCCGCCGAGCTGCGCAGCTGCGGGTTCGAGGTCCGGCAGATGCAGCCGGTCACCATCTGCGACACCGCGCTGCGCCCCGACGGGCTGGCGGCGATGATGATCCAGCTGATCCGCGCCTTTGCGGTGGACATCGGCGCCACCGACGCGGACGACGCCGCCGCCTGGGCGCGCGAGCAGCAGGAACTGGCGGCCGAGGGGCGGTTCTTCCTGTCGCTGACCCATTTCGTCTGCACGGCGCGCAAGCAGTAA